A DNA window from Chiroxiphia lanceolata isolate bChiLan1 chromosome 6, bChiLan1.pri, whole genome shotgun sequence contains the following coding sequences:
- the TMEM251 gene encoding transmembrane protein 251 isoform X1 codes for MGCRAWRMMNFRQRMGWIGVGLYLLASAAAFYYVFEINETYNKLALEHIQQHPKEPQEGTTWTHSLKVRLLSLPFWLWTIIFLIPYLQMFLFLYSCTRADPKTVGYCIIPICLAVICNRHQTFVKASNQISRLQLIDT; via the exons ATGGG GTGCAGAGCATGGAGAATGATGAACTTCCGCCAGAGGATGGGATGGATTGGTGTGGGGCTGTACTTGTTAGCAAGTGCTGCGGCTTTTTATTATGTCTTTGAAATCAATGAGACTTACAACAAACTAGCACTGGAGCACATTCAGCAACATCCGAAGGAGCCACAGGAAGGAACCACATGGACGCACTCCTTAAAAGTACGACTGCTATCCTTGCCTTTTTGGCTGTGgactataatatttttaataccaTATTTACAGATGTTCTTGTTTCTCTATTCCTGTACAAGAGCTGACCCCAAAACTGTTGGGTACTGCATCATTCCTATCTGCTTGGCTGTTATTTGCAATCGTCATCAAACATTTGTGAAGGCCTCTAATCAGATCAGTAGATTACAACTGATTGACACTTAG
- the TMEM251 gene encoding transmembrane protein 251 isoform X2: MMNFRQRMGWIGVGLYLLASAAAFYYVFEINETYNKLALEHIQQHPKEPQEGTTWTHSLKVRLLSLPFWLWTIIFLIPYLQMFLFLYSCTRADPKTVGYCIIPICLAVICNRHQTFVKASNQISRLQLIDT, encoded by the coding sequence ATGATGAACTTCCGCCAGAGGATGGGATGGATTGGTGTGGGGCTGTACTTGTTAGCAAGTGCTGCGGCTTTTTATTATGTCTTTGAAATCAATGAGACTTACAACAAACTAGCACTGGAGCACATTCAGCAACATCCGAAGGAGCCACAGGAAGGAACCACATGGACGCACTCCTTAAAAGTACGACTGCTATCCTTGCCTTTTTGGCTGTGgactataatatttttaataccaTATTTACAGATGTTCTTGTTTCTCTATTCCTGTACAAGAGCTGACCCCAAAACTGTTGGGTACTGCATCATTCCTATCTGCTTGGCTGTTATTTGCAATCGTCATCAAACATTTGTGAAGGCCTCTAATCAGATCAGTAGATTACAACTGATTGACACTTAG